The Salminus brasiliensis chromosome 4, fSalBra1.hap2, whole genome shotgun sequence nucleotide sequence ATATTCACACATGTAATTTGATTGAATCTGTGTCGGGTGTCGCTGGGAGTGAAGCTCCGCCCGGGGCGACTGGGTGAGGCCTTATTCAGAGGGCTACACTTTTCAGTTCAGTAGAGAAGTTTCTGAGCTGGAGCACGAATTCCTGCACGCAGACGAGATCCAGCCTCACATCATGAGGGGTTTGGTGATGTTCCACCACCAGGCTTTCAAACCATAGAGGTTCAGGCTGCAGCGGCGTCTGAAACGGCAGAAGACTGAACCCAGAACAGTGGACAGCAGGTTTACTGCGGCTGCTAGTGTTCGCTGCTTACACCAAGTGAGTCGCTTAGCATTAGCTAGTTTTATTCAACCTCAGTGGCTAGCGTTAGCGGACTGTTTCCAGGTGCAGTGTCAGGTTTCATGTGTTGATTATAGTTCTTATTGATCTACCAGGGTTGATTTTCTTTCTGGATTCAAACGGCTGTTCAGACTCTCTGGGTGGGTGTAAGCACGTGTAAGACTGGATCTGGAGATATTGTGGAAGTGTGGTCAGCTCTAGAGACGTGCTCAGGAGCCAGCAGCCACAGCAGGAAGAGCACATGGAGAAATGCTGAGCAggcagatcacacacacactcacacacacacactctctctctccccctccctgtcTACATATGGCAGTGTTGGCCTGGCATTTGGTCATGTGACCATGGTTCAGGAATGGCTGTGCCCCCAGTGCACTGTGGTAAACAGGCCAGAGGCGGGGGAGTTGTGGGGGGTGCGGGGGAGTTGTGGGGGGTGTGGGGGAGTTGTGAAGGTGTGACGCGAGAAGAAAACACTGCAGTGGAACCGTTCCACAGTAAACACACGGAGAACCGCGAGACTGGGGTTCTGTAGTCTATAAAACTTAACTAAATGATGTGCTCTAACAGCTCTGAGCAGACGCAGACAGCTAACGTCATACTGAAAGTATTTAGTGTATTAGCACTGTTCATTTCTACAGACTTTAATAGTTGACTTTTCATTTAAGTTTTAGCTCTGCTAAAGCTAATCAGAAAATACTGCAAACTACACTGACTGACAGTAGCTGTGCTAGCTAACTCCTAACTGCACccccaggtaaataaaggggtgtgtgtgtgtgtgtgtgtgtgtgtgtgtgtgtgtgtgtgtgcgcgcgcgctcTCACTCTCCTTATCCTTATCAGAGCTTATCATTCCTGCCTGTGATCAGTACAGGTGTGCTACACAGGTAAACAGTGCAGGTGTGCTGGAATGCACCTGGGTCACAAGCTCAGTGGGGAGGGGTtctgggtgggggggtggtgttTAGCCACAAGTGTCCTTgaggagtttgtgtgtgtgtgtgtgtgtgtgtgtgtgtgtgtgtgtgtgtgtgtgtgaggcccTGGATAATCAGGTTATGCAGGTTCTTCACTCTGGGTGTTTCCAGCAACTTGGcaagtgtgtgaagtgtgttaaGGTACAGTGTTCATGGAGATCAATAACTGTGATTAGATACAGTGGTGTTTAGTCTCACAATAAAACTGATAAAGTAGATGCACAgattagccaaaacattaagaccattACGTTCCTATTGAAGGTGATACTATATGCGATGTATCAGAGCTGCAGGTGAGGGTCTAGGGTCTCTGTCAGAGGGTAAGTGAATGATTGACGTGTTGGATGTGGAGAATAGGGCGGCGTGAACACCTGAGACCATTTGACGAGGGTCTCCTCATTAGGTCCTCATTTACCTGTGTGAGGTGCTGGAACCGGAAATCAACTTGCAGAACATTTGCTGGAACATTTAGGTGGAGAGACCCTGAGACCCCCTTCAGACTTCAGAGGTCCTGAAGAGAAACAACAGTAAATTAGACAGGCGGTCATtgtgttttggctcattggtgggTAAACACGaatgtctctgtctgtttctttctgtCTATAGGTGTGGTGTTGCAGCAGGTGGAGGATGATGACGGTGTGTATGATGATGAAGATCTGAATGAAGGGGAGGTGAACGGTAACTGGACCCCTCAGGAGAAGGCGCTGCATGAGGCACGACTGAAAGCGAAAGCAAAGCGGCGACTCAGGAAGTCCTCGTCCCGCGACTCCACCCGCGAGAGCCTGTCAGAGTCCGTCACCGGGGAAACGGGAACGGACCCCCACAGCCCCAAAGGAAAGGCCCTTCAGAACCATGACCGCAAGTCTCGCACCGGCAAAGGCCGCGGACTGCCCAAAAAAGGTTAGTACACCTTCGCCTGTAACTGCACCTTCCTTTAGGGGTGGAGTCCGAATAAACTGGCAGATTAATACAGAAGACGTCAGGTCTGACTTATTATACCAGATTTCAGTATTACTAATGTACGATAATAAGGGATTCCCAGGTGGCCCAACTGTCTAAGAGTTAGCTGATACCAGGAGGTTGCAGGTTTGATCTCCGGTGATGCCACTGCCATCAGTCAGTGACCGGAAGTCCCAGAGAGCTTAACTGTCCTCTCGCACGCTCTTTCTCTGGGTGGGTCGCATGGTCCTCCCTCTGTCCAGTCACTCAGCATGTTGGCGGAAGTAAcaattagcagttagcgttctcctcTAGTGGTGTTGAGCTCTAGTGGTGTTCGGGGCAGTTTGagaagatgtggtggagcttcttCATGTGTTCTGCACGGGAGTATTAAACCTGAtgtactatatggacagaagtattgtttcttctgaaatcaaggttaagagttggagtaactgtctctactgtccaaggaaaaaggctttctacttgattttggaggcatattgccgtgaggatttgatttgcattcagcgttactgaggtcaggatgttgggtttTCACCATCCCATCTTATTCCCAACTGAATGGAGttccaccatctttccagagaacacagctcctccactgctccacagctcctcaatgctggggggctttatacccctctagcccacgcctggcattattaggcagcatggagccaatagggtcatgatgttgatctgctccagagagtcctattctattggcagtacttcttctctacagggactagaccagctgtttgcttattagaagggatgtccacaaacatttgtgtgtgtgtgtgagacagacagacagacagacagacagacagacagacactggtTCTTCTCTGGGTTTGCTGCTGTTCTCCCTCACTCTGAACTGAAGGTTTAAAAATAGCTGTGATTTAAACAGTGTGATCAGCTCTACTGAGGAGGACTGCGGGTGTTCAGGAGGAAGAGCAGCTTCAGTATCTGCTCTGAAACTCATCGCAGCTCCTGTTACTGAAGCTCTCTGTCCGGGAGACTCCCTCAGCTGTTCCTGTCTAATAAAGCATGTGCTCCCCGCAGGCATTTGGTCTGAGTGTAGGGTAGCGAGTCTGTCTGATCATTCAGTCCTGAAGCCTGTTTCACACCAGATACAGTAATCCCACCACGTCACTCGCTGTGCTGCACTACGCCATTCTGCGAGCGCTACACGCCCCTGTTAGTCAGTGTAGTCTTCCACACCGGTTACACCCGCCGGTTAGCCTTCAGCGCTAGCGCAAAACAGCATGTGCTGCGTGTGGCCCTCTCCGGTTCATATCCTAGCAGAACTTGCATTAAATGCAGATTCGTACTGgggccctgttcacacctggcattataaACGCCTCACCTGTGATCGCTTGTGATTGGATTCCTCGCATCATTTACACTGGGGGAGGGGTGCAGCTCActttaataattaattcattcatttcttcattaattaattaattaattgagaCGAGGCACCTAGTTTGGCTTGTGCACCAGCAGTGCACTCCTTTATTCAATAGttagtgtgttactgtagcACTCGACCCTGACCCCGCtttgtaactttacgtggtctgacagacactcggtggctgagctgctctctgtgagctgttcctcctaaactcttccactgttcaataataacaccactcacagctgatggaggaagatctaggagggaaggtctaaatttcaccagctgacttgttgttggtgcagcggtgtctcctattacattcagaaccacgctggagttcagtgagctcttcagaacctcccgttctttcactgatgtgtggaggaaagacagactgcaggactagaggcctgagtttatacacctgtagctgaatgggactgaatcagacacctgaatttAAGGAttagaggtgtgtcccaatacttttgtccattttatgtATGCATGAACaaatcagagtgtgtgtgtgtgtgtgtgtgtgtgtgtgtgtgtgtgtgtgtgtgtgtgtgtgtgtgtgtgtgtgtataggtggaGCGGGGGGTAAAGGTGTGTGGGGAGCTGCAGGGATGGTGTATGAGATGGAGGAGCCGGACGCCAGAGATCCAAACTACGACGAGTCTGCTCAGGTGAGTGTTGCACCTGTACATGGGTGAGAGCTGCAGGTGGAGAGCACCTGGGCTTCAGCTGTTCACACAGTCGGCTCCTCGCTGGCTGTTCTACACATTTACTGACATGTTTAATAGGCCTGTTAggaaatatattaaaatgatgTTAAGTGACTTgctgttaaattaataaataaagggaCAAAATGCAAATTAATCAAGGACACAGGCCTGTCCAATAAGTGAAGAGCTGAGCGGTGCTCTTACTGCTCTGCAAGTTGTGTGACTAACTGAGAATGACCGCTTTAAGAATGAAAGCCCCCCTGTCGTCCTTTCCCCCGTGGGTCTGAGTGTAAGACGCAGTCGGGTGTACTAGAGTAAAGGAAGCAAAACAGGAAGGTGAGTCACTGCTACTGGAAAActactggggcagtggtggctcagcggttagagctccgggatatcaataacagggttgtgggttcgattcccgggcttgccactgttgggcccttgagcaaggcccttcaccctctctgctccccgggagctggagttggctgcccaccgctctgtgtgtgtgtgtgtgtgtgtgtgtgtgtgtgtgtgtgtgtgtgtgtgtgtgtgtgtgtgtgtgtgtgtgtgtgtgtgtgtgtgtgtgtgtactcactgcccctaacacgtgtgtgtgtgtgtgtgtgtgtgtgtgcgcgcgtgtgcaGGGAGACACAGTGTATGCCACAGTGGTTCCTGAGCTGGAGGAGGGTCAGCTGGAGAAGACGGTGAACCCGATAGTTCAGGAGTACTTTGAGCACGGAGACACCAGAGAGGTACAGGTGAGTGTTTCCTACATGGCACACAGACACTAGGATGTAACAGCGCGATAGAGCCCAGCGCGAGTCTTCTCCACAGAGGtggaacactgtgtgtgtgtgtgtgtgtgtgtgtgtgtgtgtagatgctgttaaaggagctgaatctggGTCCCCGTAAGTACGAGTTCTCGTCTCTGGCGGTCAGCTTGTCTCTGGAGGGTAAGGCGAGTCACCGTGAGCTGACGTCCCGCCTGCTGTCCGACCTGGTGGGGAAGGTTCTGTCCGAGAGTGATGTCTCCCGAGCTTTTGACAAAATGCTCAAAGAGCTTCCAGACCTCATCCTGGACACACCTGAGGCTCCACAGGTATGGCTTTCCTTGGGGGGGGTGGTGTCTGTGGAATTTCTTGAGAACAGCAAACAGAGCGAGAACCTAGCCGTTCGGGGCCGTGGTGCCTAGAGTGCTGGGTTCTTGACCACTGGGTTGTGGGTACGATACCCaggctgtcactgttgggccccaGAGTaaggccctctctgctccagggggcgCTGTACCATGACTGAACCTGTACTCTGAGCCCAGCTTTCTAAATTTCTAAATCTGACCTTTCCACTCTCCCCAGATGCTCGGTCAGTTTATTGCTCGAGCCATCGCTGACCACGCTTTACCCATGAACTTTCTCAACCGCTACAAAGGCAAAGTGGACTGTGACCATGCCAGGTAAGCCTGTGTGTCAGAACACCAGTGCACTGTGGGAGTTGTAGTTCTGTATTGAGAGTAAAGTAAGGCTGAGAGCCAGTTCAGACGCGGTGATCTCCTGCAGTGAACAGATACGGTCTCCAGTCACATTGACACCAGACCCTTCTCAGCACCGGTGCACCAGCCCACGCGCTCTGCGGAGACACATGCAGTCTTCATATAATGTGGCTGTTTAAACACCGTACTGATGGGGGCGCCAAAGGACTAATCTGAGTGTATGTAAAGGGAGAAGCTGTTCTAGCAGCACCAGAAGCTGGTAAACCTGGGGTAGTTGTGGTTCTGTTGGAGTGAAGGGAGGTGGGTTGAATCTGTGTAAACAAGGGAGGTGCAGTTTACTCCAAACAGTGGTGGTGTTTACACTGTTAAACATTTGACCAAAAACAAGCATAAGTTactgatctttcagttttattttatttattaaacgaATATTTTATAAGAACCTTCTGTAgaacctatttatttatttgtttgtttttattattattaagatctTATAACTATTaacgactgtgtgtgtgtgtgtgtgtgtgtgtgtgtgtgtgtgtgtgtgtgtgtttaatttcaGAGCTGCCCTGGATCGGGCGTCTGTGCTGTTGACCATGAAGCGTGAGATGGTGCGGTTGGATAACGTATGGGGAGTGGGAGGCGGCCAAAGACCCGTCAAACACTTGATCAAAGAGGTATAAAATGAACGATAAGGGGCGTGGTCTGAACACCTTAGGCACTATGTGTGTTCTGTAGTGGCGTCTTGGTTTATAACGCAGAGCGTCTTAACGTGTTCCACATGTGTTAATACTGgtgttcagtttcagtaccaAGCTGAAACCGGTCCTGAGGGACAGTGGGACGGTCCAGTTCCTCTGGACCGGGTTCAGAACCGCTGTGAAAAAATGAAGTGGgtatttgggtttgtttttaGATGAACCTGTTGCTGAAGGAGTACCTGATCTCAGGTGAGCTGACTGAGGCGGAGCATTGCCTGAGAGACCTTGAGGTGCCTCACTTTCACCATGAGCTTGTCTACGAGGTAAATTCTATTTATTTACAGAAGATATCAGACTGACCACAGAGCATAAAATAATTCTGGCACCAAGATTacgtttttgtgtttttccagATTTTTCCAGTTAAAATCAGTGAGTAAACAGTAGCTGTTAACCCTTTAATAAACACAGTCCCACCAGGAGGGTTTAGACATGCAGTGTAGAATGTACCAGAGTTAAGGCTGCGGTTCTGCTGGTTCATCGGGTCTGTTGGGTCTATTAGTGTTCACCCTGGCATCAGCAGCCCCGCTCGTTTGCTTGGAGTGTTTTGAGGAAGctaagtcagatttatttgtacagctttttataactgttgtcgtcacaaagcagctttacataaatagtaattaataaaagaccgAAACGGGGAAAGAAGGAAATAgtgtaagacatgatggatcaaagacccccagtgagccccaatggcgacagtggcaaggagaacctccctcagagctggaggaagaaaccttgggaggaaccaaaactcacaagggggacccgacccgtcctcctctgatcagaactatttaaacattaatgataaaaatgaccaaaccagatacaacaaagttaataatggtgatattaatagtgcagatagttacgagtccatttaggtttaataTGGtaattaaacaggtagcagtggtaggcaggtgagctgctggtctgATATGAGTGGTGCTGGGTGGTAGGTGGCAGccggtctgacacaggtagaggggacctcagcggtcagtcttccagcaggtcgtgCTGGATGGTCATTAACTGGGAgaaggtagagagacagagttagatctgagaggattttatagagatcagagaatgttgatcagtatcagactgtgtctgacgactccggcaggtctgactataacagtctaattaaaaggagagagccagaaggtaacacagacacgggagctccctgaaacactagcgtccatctgctccaccgtccacaaacctgagtgatggcgtgtaagcagcgagacgacagctccagcatctcagtgtactacaattccctgtgtcctcgaaccctggacctgcagccttcatctaagaaacattaattaccaaaagctgaactaaacagatgagtttcagcctagatttaaagactgggACTGAGTCTGAGTCCCCAACATTATCTGgagggttattccagagttggggggctttataagaaaaggctcctccccctgctgaggttttctgaatgttGGCAACAAGAATCCAGTACGATGATGGGTAATGAAATCAAGACCTAACAGAACCGTTCCACTGTATCGTCAAAGCTGCTTCTGGGAACttaaccaccccgtcacacaatCGCAGTGGAACGCTCTGCCTCTAGTTCAGAAATGCAGTAATTTATGACCCTCTAAACAAACACAGCTGAAGCCCGTTTCTTACCTACCAGCTTCTTTTTTTCAGTTCCGCCTTTAAAAGGGACAGATATTACAGGCCACAGAACCATATCAAGGTCGTACTTTCATCTTACAGGagtttgtgtctctctctctgtctctctctctgtctctctctctgtctctctctctgtctctctctctgtctctctgtctgtctctctgtctgtctctctgtctgtctctctgtcactctctctctcacgctctctctctctcgcgctctgtgTGTGTAGGCGATAGTGATGGTGTTGGAGAGCACTGGAGAGACGGCTGTTCAGATGATGGTGAAGCTCCTGCAGGCGTTCTGGAAGTCCGGCCTGATCACTCTGGACCAGATGAACCGGGTCAGTGGAGCTTGGACCACTcttagctaatgtagctaaaagctTATTGAAGCTTCCCTCAGTTggcactggagctgtgaggctaatagACTTTTGTGGTTACTGACGCTGTATAAcggttatctagaacatggactagATGTTCTGTATGGCGGTATTCCCGATTTATCAAAGTCTGCTTTATTATGAAGAGTGTAAAATGTACGGGACAGACGGGGGATTGTAGTTGCGTTACTCTCAGACCGATGGagcaacaataaacatcaaatatgtaaataaacctTAAACATCAAAGAACAGGaagtgtagagatggtggtTTACTAATTAGTAGGGCTGTAAGAGTTGAAGTGTTTGTATGAATAAACAGACAGAGCTCTCTGACCGGCCGTCAGCAGTACAGTGATCTGCAGCAGGGTGGTAATGTGGGGACGATCAGTGCAGACTGCAGCTCATCCTCCCTTACAGTTTAACCAGGTCTAGATGCTGCAGAGTTCAGGTGTATTGAAGTCCtgagattgttgttgttgttgagtgtgtgtgtgtgtgtgtgtgtgtgtgtgtgtgtgagaacggTTTCTTCTCTCTGCAGGGTTTCCAACGTGTGTATGATGAGCTGCCGGAGATTAATCTGGACGTTCCTCATGCTCACACAATCATGGAGACGTTTGTGGAGTTGTGCTTCCAGGAGGCAGTCATCACCAAACAGCTCCGAGATGCCTGTCCTGCCAggtaacactcacacacacacacacacacacacacacacacacacacacacacacacttttctaaCGGTCATATATATGGTTGGTTTCCCAGaaagggattaagcctagtcatAGACTACATTTTACTCTCAATGGAGAATCACCATTCAAACTGCTCTGTAGACCAAGACTAGTCTTAATCCTtgtctgggaaactggcccatggagttttacaggtagacccTCACTGACCGCTGGCTTTATGTTGGTTTAGGTTTGTTCAGAGTTTATATTGGGGTGTGTCTGGGGGgttctgtctgtactgtgttgtgttgcacttgtgttctgtatgcagaatgtgttgcaccatggtcctggaggagcgttgttttgtttcactgtgttctctgtatgtagctgaaatgacaataaaacccacttgacttggaATGTGGACTGTTTGTGGTTAACATTAGTCTTTGTTTTGTCCACCAGGGGGCGAAAGCGCTTTGTAAGCGAGGGTGACGGAGGACTCATTAAAAGCTAAGCAGAGAACAGGAGCTTGCCCCGGGACCCCAATAATCACCAGCgcgcacacccacacacacacacacccacacacacacacacacacacacacacacacacacacacacagcgcttcGCTGCCTGTCAGAGGAGGGCACGCCTCCTCTGGTTTGGTTCCAGTT carries:
- the pdcd4a gene encoding programmed cell death protein 4a, producing MAAEVEQWNTAAVQADGVVLQQVEDDDGVYDDEDLNEGEVNGNWTPQEKALHEARLKAKAKRRLRKSSSRDSTRESLSESVTGETGTDPHSPKGKALQNHDRKSRTGKGRGLPKKGGAGGKGVWGAAGMVYEMEEPDARDPNYDESAQGDTVYATVVPELEEGQLEKTVNPIVQEYFEHGDTREVQMLLKELNLGPRKYEFSSLAVSLSLEGKASHRELTSRLLSDLVGKVLSESDVSRAFDKMLKELPDLILDTPEAPQMLGQFIARAIADHALPMNFLNRYKGKVDCDHARAALDRASVLLTMKREMVRLDNVWGVGGGQRPVKHLIKEMNLLLKEYLISGELTEAEHCLRDLEVPHFHHELVYEAIVMVLESTGETAVQMMVKLLQAFWKSGLITLDQMNRGFQRVYDELPEINLDVPHAHTIMETFVELCFQEAVITKQLRDACPARGRKRFVSEGDGGLIKS